In Pirellula sp. SH-Sr6A, the DNA window ATATACGGTCGAAGCTCCGGGCCGTAAATCAGGCCGGGTGCATTTGCGTTTATGGTTTAAAGCTAGCACGCCTGGTTTGATGCTAGCAAACAGTGTTGCGACGGCTTTCGCATTATAATGATCACTACCGCTTACCGTGCTGTGATGATTGGGGTTTCTTCCCAACGACATGGAGGCGATCATGCGAAGGTGGAATGTGTTCGACCGCGTAGGACCTGAAGTCAATAATCCCAATCAAACAATGGGGATGTTTCTTGCCGAGGCGTATCAAAAAATTGCCCAGCTACAAGTGATTCTCAACAATGACCCCATGCAAATGGAGTTCGTCGAACAGCAGGTCAAAGAATTGTTCGACCTCGGAGCGGGGCTGTGTCTTACTGGGATGATTGCCAATTCCATGAATTCCAAGGAGCACGATAAGCGTTGCGAGGAAACACGATTGGGATACGCAATACCGCTGCGAGCTGGACATGAACGACAAGTCGAAGTCCATCTCGGCGCTGGCCATATCAGCTACGCAGCTACCCTCTACTGTCAACCGAAATCTCCAGCCGCAAGTCGCGAAGATCATACGCCGGGACTCGATATCGATCTAAGCCAGTATGGCTTTTCAGAGAACGTTTCTCCTTGGCTTGTATCGAAAGTGTGTCGGACAGTGGCGTTGGCCCCATCGCTTGATCAAGCATACGTCGAATTGCAACGAGACGGTATTCAGTTAACGCGAACAACGATCGACCGTATCGTCTCTCGCGCAGGATCGGAATCCCTAACCGTCCGGGAACGAATGCTGGAGCAATTTGAGCGCGGCGATATGAAGCAAGGTTGCGAATTCACTGGAAGGCGAGTATCGGTGCAAATTGACGGTGGCCGGACGAGAACACGCGGCGTCCTGGAATGGATCGATCCTGTGGAAAACTTTGGAAAAACCCAATCGCAAGTCACAGGCGAGCTAAGTGCGGGACGCTCCAAGGAAACGCGTAGATCCAGTCGTTTTCAGGCCGATTGGCGAGAACCAAAACTGCTAATCATCTACGCGCACGATGACAATGGACGAAGAGACGAAGCGGTTCGAGTTCTGATCGATGGCTCATTCGGTGACGCGGACTATATGGAACGACTAATCAGCATGCACCTCCATCGCTTGGGAGCCAATAAAGCAAAGACGATTACGTTCAATAGCGACGGTGCGACTTGGATCTGGGGACGGATCGATTGGATACTTGCTAAAGCGAAGGTGGAATCCGCAGTGGTTGTCAATCAAGTGCTTGACGTGTGCCACGCCGTAGAGAACCTAGGCAAAGCCCTCCAGCCCTTGGATCGTTCTTTGAATGCTGCTGGGGAAAGTGAACCATCGAATTCCAATGAACTGCGAAGTCGATTGCGAGATGGTCAATGGTCGCAGGTTGTCGAAGTGCTCACTGCTCGGCTAAGTCAGGCCGAGGATCTATCCTCTGCCGATCGATCAGAAATCAAACGAGTCATCGAATACATTCGTAGCCACGGGGAGGCAGGACGCCTGGACTATCCGAAGTTCAAGCTGATGGGACTCCCACTTGGAAGTGGATCGATTGAGAGTGCGATACGTCGAGTGATCAATCTTCGGATGAAGAACAGCGGAACGTTTTGGCGAATTCAAAAGGCAGAGAAGATACTTACGATCCGATCATCGATACTGAGTGGCAGATGGGATGATGACCGAGCGGTGGTCAAGTACGAAATGAAGCGGAACCGAAAGCAAGCACTCCCAAAACTTGACGAGTCGCCAAGACCGAAATCCGATGCGCGTCAAAGAACTCAGAAATCTCAATGATTACCACACCGCAAAAGTGCCATAAAAGCAAATGCACCCAATCAGGCCCGTTTATCATTGTGACAACATTGCTAGAGCACAAGGGTGACCAGGGTGTTAGCTATGAGGAGATATCCGATCTGTTTAGCTTTCGTTGGAATGCAGAACTTGACATCCGTTCTATCAAGACGTTTATGAATTTAAACTTTGTGAGATGCTTATCGCCCGAGATGGTCAGGCGAGAGTTATGGACGACGCTTCTTGCCTACAACTTGATTCGAACAACGATTTGCTCTGCCGCTTCGCTCTCTGGAAAGCGGCCGCGAGAGATCAGCTTCGTCTGTGCTAGCCAGTACATCCTAGCGAGTTGGCAGGAGGTGACGGCTCATCTTCGCGGCAAGCAACTTGAGCGTTACGCCAGATTTCTCCTCGAGCGGATTGCGAACTGTAAGGTTGGCAACCGTCCGGGGCGGATTGAACCGCGAGTTGTAAAGCGACGCCGCGACCAATACGCGCTGATGACCGAACCCAGAAAACAACTCCAAAAGCGACTCTATAAAGGCGATAACCGATTTGAATGAAACGACTTACGCAAATCGATTACAGTGCCATTCGTGGGTGCCTCTTATTCCCCCCTCTGACTAGGAGGGTGCCCCGAATCCCCGCCCCTCCCCTTTTGCGTCTTGGCGCCTTCGCGAGAAACCTTCCCCCCCATTAGGTGGGTGCCTTCTATTTACCCCTCTCCAAAAAGTTCACCTATTTGGTTGCATCCCTTCCCTCAATCCCATAAGGTGATGGGATCTACACCCCGAACTTCTTGGAGAGATCCACCATGTCCAGCACGCTCCGCTGTGAGCAGTTCGTCAGCGACGAAATCTGCCTTGTTCATTGCTACCATCGCTGTGTCCGTCGCGCCTTCCTCACAGGCATCGATGAGCTCACCCAGAAAGACTACACCCACCGCAGAGAATGGATTCGCCAGCGCCTGGAGTCCCTGGCCTCTGTCTTCGGTATCGACGTTCTCCAATATGCCGTCCTATCCAATCACCTCCATGTCATCCTCCGCAATCGCCCCGATGTCGTGAAGACTTGGTCCGACGTAGAAGTCGCCACCCGCTGGCTAAGACTCTTTCCAGGCACCCGAATCCTCGATGTCTTGGCCGAGCCCAACGAGGAGGATGTCCGAAGCGCTGTAGCCAATCCCGAGAAGATCCAAGAGTATCGCAGCCGACTCTCCGATATCTCTTGGTTCATGCGTTCTCTTGCAGAAGTCATCGCTAGGCGAGCCAATGCAGAAGATGAATGCAGTGGCTGCTTCTGGGATGGCCGATTCAAAGCGAAGCGGCTTCTCGATGAAGCGGGTTTGCTGGCCTGCGCCATGTATGTGGATCTCAATGTCTTGCGCGCGAACCTGGCCGCAACAATCGAACTCTCGATGCACACGTCGGTGTTTGATCGAATCGAGGCTGCCAAGGGAGCGATGATCGAATCCTCGGCTCTGGATCGTATTCCCTTGTCCCGGGAGGAATCGATCGCGAGGAGGACCAAGATGACGCTCGAGGAGCAGAAGAAGGCTCGTAAGCAGACTGGCCCCCGTCCACTGGTCCCCCGAGACGCCTGGTTGGCCCCTTTGACGCTCGACCCCGGAGTGGACGCGTTTGATCCGCAGGCCAGCACCAATGGTCTGCGCGCCAGCAACCGAGGGTTCTTGACGATGAACCTGGAGGACTATGTGAAGTTGTTGCAATGGACTGCTAAGCAGAAGGATCATCCGCCAGGGAGCGTGTGTCGGGTTCCTGAATCCTTAGAGCCCTTGTTTACCGGCTTGGGAGTGGAACCGAGCATGTGGTGCGACTTGGTGTGGAACTACACGAAGTACTTTGGGACAAGCCGTTGTAGTGGGAATCCCAAGGCGATGATCGCCGACGCGGAGCGGACCCACAAACGCTGGAGTCGCGGCCAGCGCCAAGCTGCCGCTTGCTTCGCCTAGCGGGGAGCGCTTCGCGACAACTGGCCAGTAGCAAGGAGCAAGGAGCAAGTGGCACCTCTAGCTCCGGTTCCCCACCTTAGAGCCTGAGCCAGAACGTCCGCTCTCCAGTCTCCCGCTCTCCAGTCTCCCGCTCTTCGCCCTCCTGCATTCTCGGGTCCGGCTCGCCGCTGCGCCCATCCGAGCCCAATCCCTCTAAATTCCAGCCCCCCAGGCCACTTCCGCCCCCACATCCACCCCAAACCCAGTTCCCCCTCCGTCCCCGCCCCCTCCAAAAGGTGGGTGCCTACTATTGCCTTCTCGGCTTCCGGCTCGCCGCTGCGCCCATCCGAGCCCAATCCCCCCGAATTCCAGCCCCCCAGGCCAATTCCGCCCCCACTTCCACCCCAAACCCAGTCCCCCCTCCGTCCCCGCCCACTCCAAAAGGTGGGTGCCTACTATTGCCCTCCAAAAGGTGGGTGCCTACTATTGCCTTATAGGTGGGTGCCTACTATTTGAGGAACGATTGCGCTGCAATAGATGGGTACCTCGGATTTGGTGCTTCCAACAAAGTGTGGGTGCCTGCTATCGGGAATGTTTCGTTGCGTCTTGGCGCCTTTGCGAGAAACCTCCACCCAGAAGGTGGGTGCCTCCAATCGGGAATGCCATTACCAGCGTTGGGTGCCTCCTAACGGGAATGATGCTAGCGAGTGGAGATCAATCAATTCCTCGCAGCGGTTCTTTCAGCATCAAAATGTTACGATCCGCATTGGATAAAAGTTTTTGGAGCCGCCGGTTCTCGTTCTCAAGATCTTTGAGAAGATTAGACTCTTCGAGCTTGATTCCGCCGTACCCATTGCGCCAGCGAGGGTACGCGGCTGCGGGGATTTCAAACGCCTGCAACACGACCGCGAGATCTTTCACTGCATTGAGCTTAACGTCCGCGTCATGCCGTTTGGCGATGATTTGTTCTGTCGGGCGTCGTTATCGTTGTCTTTCTCTTCCTCATTAACAGATACTGTCGCTCCGAAAACATTCGATAGACCTCGAAAACATATGGGCCCGTCCGTCGGAGTGTCCAGCTCCAAATTAGAAGGTTGGGAAATGGAACGGTCAGAAGTCGCACCCATGCGTGTCGAGAAATGGAGCGACTATCGCACTTCGCCAGGTACCAATGGCGTTTGCTAAAATCAACCTGGACATCCCCGAAATCGCGATGGAATCGTACTTGTGGGATACTCTTTACATGGGTGCCATCGATTGATGATCGATTGATGGTGTCTACCTGTAGGTGGTTGCCAGAGCAACTCCAAGATTTGCAATCAAACATTTGGAAGGGAGCCATGAGTCGTTCCACATCAGATATCTTTCTTGAAGCAGCCATCGAGGAAGCGAAAAGAGGACTTACCGAAGGCGGCATACCGATTGGATCCGTGCTCGTGATCGATGGTCAAATCGTTGGGCGAGGACACAACAATCGCGTTCAAAAAGGGAGTGCTATTCTTCATGCAGAGATGGATGCACTGGAGAACGCAGGACGTCTTTCCGCGAGCGATTATCGTCGATCAATCTTGTACTCAACCCTTTCCCCGTGCGACATGTGCTCGGGAACTGCGCTCCTTTATCGAATTCCTCGTATAATCATTGGTGAAAATCGAACGTTCCAAGGCCCCGAAACGTACCTGCGATCCCGTGGTGTCGTAGTCGAAACTCTTGACGATCCAGAATGCGTCAAACTCATGAGCGACTTTATTCGTTTAAATCCCCAACTGTGGAATGAAGACATCGGCGAGTAACGCTATCAACTATTCGTCTCGGTTTGCGGCTCGATTTCTTGATCGGCCATTCGACTTGCCATCTCCTGTCGGGAGCGCTTCGGTTTCCGAAGTTGGAAATGCTTGTTCAAGCTTCGCTTTGATCCCACGTTTACTCGGGTCGTTTGCGATGTTCGTCCATTCGTTGGGATCATTGGCATGATCGTATAGTTCTTCGCTACCATCGGCATATCGTATGTAACGGTACCGGCTATCTCGCGCTGAATGATTTCCCCGACCGTGGGAACAAACTGCGATCGAATCCCAATCGCTGTTTGGGTCTTTCAATAAGTTTACCAGGCTCAACCCCTTCACATGCCCAGGGACTTCCAAGCCCGCCAATTCGCATAAGGTTGGATAAAGGTTCGTGTAATCGACTGGTGCATCGCAACGCGCCGAAGCGTTCGTCACTCCTGGAGCGGCGATTGCAAACGACGTGCGTGTGGATTCTTCCCAAAGCGAAAACTTGCGCCAGTGCTGTTTTTCGCCAAGGTGCCAACCGTGATCGGTCCACCACACGACGATGGTCTTGTTCTTTCGAGGACTGTTTTCAAGGCCATCCAAAAGTCTACCAACTTGATCATCGAGGAAGGAGATTGTGGCTAAGTAGGCTTGCACACCCTTTTTCCACTGGTCTGCCTTGAGCACGGCCGCATGATCTCCACCCTGCGTCGCCATCTTGACGCCTGCTGAAGGAACATCACTGAGATCGCTTTCTAGGACTGAGGGGATTTGGATAGTGCTCAGAGGAAAGCGATCAAAATATTCGCGAGGAACATACCAAGGAAGGTGGGGTTTTACATACCCGACCGCGAGAAACAAAGGTTGTTCCAAAGGCGCGGTTTGCAATTGATTCACGGCCCAATCGGTCAGTTTGTAGTCCCCCATTTCCTCCAGCTTCGCGTCCAACGGTCCCCAATCGAAATGCCCTTTGTTCATCCCAGTAAGATTCGTATCTCTTTCACGAGGCGAAGGAAAAAGCCCCTTCCACTCGGTCCATCCATCCTTGCGGCCTTCCGCTGCAAAGTTATGGTAAATCTTTCCTGCTCCCAAGGTACGATAGCCATTGGCTAAAAAGTGCCTATTGATAGTGACAACATCCTTCAAGACGTCTTGGGCTGGGTCTCCGTTTGTGTAGATACCCGTTTCCCACGGCCTCATTCCACTCATCAATGCTGCTCGAGAAGGATTGCAAGCTGGCGCTGCACAATGGGCATTTCGGAAAGACATCCCTCGCGCGACAAGGCGATCGATGTTTGGCGTTTTGGATTGTGGATGGCCTCCCAGGTGCCCGACCCAATCATTTAAGTCATCGACGGCAATAAAAAGAATATCTGGCTTTTCGCCTGCCTGCGCTGGCGAGACGCTCGCGACACTACCGAACCACTGCGTAAGTAGGATCGCGAGTATCATGATCGCTTCGTTACGACGCAAGAGCAGGTTGATCACTATTGAAAACCTTCATAGGGAGAGTGGGTAGGGCGAACGCAGTCGGAATCTGCGAGTGCAGCTATCTATTCTAGCACCATCCCCACGTGGAATCTCTTCCATGTCTATGCGCTTCGCAAAACTTCAAGGCTTTGGACAACATGCTCAGCAAATATTTCCGCAACGGGTGAAAGCTCTTCTTTCTTCATCAATGCCAACTCCGAATTGGCAAGATGAGGAAGTTTCGATTCCTTCCTCATGGAATGGATTCCGTCCGGGATCATGTGCGCTGGCAGGACGGTGATTCCAAGCCCCGCCTTGACGGCTGCTAAAGTCCCCGCCAAGCTGGGACTGGTATAGCTGATATGCCAACTTCGTTTCGCTCGATCCAATGCAGCCAACGCGCGGGCGCGATAAATACAAGGCTGTGGGGATAGAACGAGCGACAGTGGCTCTTCAGGTTGATATCCATCCGCCAATGCCCATACAAGCGGCTCCCTCCACACTTTGGTCCCCCCTCGCACACGCTGTGGATCACGTTTGACCAAGATCACGTCAAATTCCCCGCGTTGAAACCCCTCGATGAGATTGAGGGTCAAGTCGCACGACACATTCAGCTGGACACGCGGATGGTATTGGCGAAAACTCGCTAGCACCCCTGGCAAGTAATGCGTTGCGAAATCTTCTGGTGTACCGAAGCGAATCGCTCCTTGAACATCGGGCTCACGAATGCGGCTATATGCTTCCCATTGGAGCTGTACCATTCTCTTGGCATACCCAAGAAATATCTCGCCTTGTTGTGTCAGCGCAACGCGACGATGACTGCGATCGAACAGTTCGCACCCCAACTGTTCCTCCAGCTTCTTGATTTGCATACTCAATGCAGACTGCGTTCGATTGACTGTGGCAGCCGCCGCACCAAACGTCCCAGTCTCCGCAATGGCAATGAAAC includes these proteins:
- a CDS encoding nucleoside deaminase; the encoded protein is MSRSTSDIFLEAAIEEAKRGLTEGGIPIGSVLVIDGQIVGRGHNNRVQKGSAILHAEMDALENAGRLSASDYRRSILYSTLSPCDMCSGTALLYRIPRIIIGENRTFQGPETYLRSRGVVVETLDDPECVKLMSDFIRLNPQLWNEDIGE
- a CDS encoding sulfatase, which produces MILAILLTQWFGSVASVSPAQAGEKPDILFIAVDDLNDWVGHLGGHPQSKTPNIDRLVARGMSFRNAHCAAPACNPSRAALMSGMRPWETGIYTNGDPAQDVLKDVVTINRHFLANGYRTLGAGKIYHNFAAEGRKDGWTEWKGLFPSPRERDTNLTGMNKGHFDWGPLDAKLEEMGDYKLTDWAVNQLQTAPLEQPLFLAVGYVKPHLPWYVPREYFDRFPLSTIQIPSVLESDLSDVPSAGVKMATQGGDHAAVLKADQWKKGVQAYLATISFLDDQVGRLLDGLENSPRKNKTIVVWWTDHGWHLGEKQHWRKFSLWEESTRTSFAIAAPGVTNASARCDAPVDYTNLYPTLCELAGLEVPGHVKGLSLVNLLKDPNSDWDSIAVCSHGRGNHSARDSRYRYIRYADGSEELYDHANDPNEWTNIANDPSKRGIKAKLEQAFPTSETEALPTGDGKSNGRSRNRAANRDE
- a CDS encoding LysR family transcriptional regulator is translated as MPFFIDSLQLRSFIAIAETGTFGAAAATVNRTQSALSMQIKKLEEQLGCELFDRSHRRVALTQQGEIFLGYAKRMVQLQWEAYSRIREPDVQGAIRFGTPEDFATHYLPGVLASFRQYHPRVQLNVSCDLTLNLIEGFQRGEFDVILVKRDPQRVRGGTKVWREPLVWALADGYQPEEPLSLVLSPQPCIYRARALAALDRAKRSWHISYTSPSLAGTLAAVKAGLGITVLPAHMIPDGIHSMRKESKLPHLANSELALMKKEELSPVAEIFAEHVVQSLEVLRSA
- a CDS encoding transposase, which codes for MITTPQKCHKSKCTQSGPFIIVTTLLEHKGDQGVSYEEISDLFSFRWNAELDIRSIKTFMNLNFVRCLSPEMVRRELWTTLLAYNLIRTTICSAASLSGKRPREISFVCASQYILASWQEVTAHLRGKQLERYARFLLERIANCKVGNRPGRIEPRVVKRRRDQYALMTEPRKQLQKRLYKGDNRFE